In Leptospira fletcheri, the genomic window GACGAATCTAGTAAAAGGGAAATTTCCTCACGTTCGAAATAGGATTTGGTTTTGCGTTCGTAAAGCGGCTTTCCGATCTCCATTCTGATTTCGTGATACCGGTTCCGTCCCGTAATTTCTCTCCGGCGTCTTAGGGAAAGGTATTTTTCCCTCTCTTTTGGGGCCAATGCCGCCAGGAAGAAATTGGAATGCAGGAGTAGGCAGAGGGCTCCTATGTGACCGAATCCTAATGTAGTCAGTATTCCCGCCTTAAGGGAATGTTTTCCGAAATTCAGAGACTCGTCCGTAAATGCGAGAAACGGAAAGGAGTTCATGTCGGGATCGACTTCCTCCAGATTTCGGTTTCCTGTAACGACTCCTTCCTCTAAACTTTGCAGGACGCCTATGGTTTGCCAAGCGGCTGCTCCTCCCTTGGAGTGCCCGGTCAAGGATTTTTGAGAAACGATGGGAAGCAGATTCCCCGGAGTTCTTCCCAATCCTTTTAGCAAAGTATAAAGGAGTTTATTTTCGTTCTTATCGTTTGCCTTGGTCGAAGTATCGTGTTTATAAGCGAAGTCGATATCGTCGACGGTCAGTCCGAACGGCGCTAAAGCGGATCGCAGAGGAGAAATCGCTTCTCCTCCGGGTTGAAAGTCGCCGGAAAGAAGAGCGCGTACTTTGTGGAAGAATTCGTCGCCGTCTTCTCCGTAACTTTCGACGACCCGTTGGCGATTTTCTTCCCATTTAGTCAGAGCCTTTTTTCGATCTTCGATATTCCAAAATCGACTTCCTTTGTCGGCGGATTCCGCTCCTAAAGAGAGTAGTCCGAGTCCTGGCGCCGGAATAGAAGCCTGGATACCGTCGGTTTTGGATCCTGCATACGCGAGAATGCCGTAGACTGGGAGAGCCGCTTCCAAAGCCAAATCTCCCCGAGCCAAAAGTACGACTCCCCCTCCTTGTGCTTCCACAAAACCGTTTCTCCGAATGTCGTTGGGTCTACAGATAGAGGACGGTTCGATTCCCGCAGCTTCCATTTCTAGACTGTCCGCAGTCGCTTGCATGTCGCCGAATCCGATCACTCCTTCTTCGGAAAAATCGTCGAACGCTCCGGCTAACATAAATTTTGCTTTTCCGTCCCGTATCATATTCGCGGCCATTTCCATGGAGACGCCTGCAGTCGCACAGGCTGCGACAGGAGTTTGCATCGGTCCGTAAGCTCCCACATAGGAAGTCAGCGCCCAGGCTGCCGTGACATTAATTAAGGATTCTTGAAGTGCATCGTGTTGTCTCTCGTTGCCCATTACGAAATCCTGAAACATTCGTTTCATTTTTCCCATTCCGCCTAGACCGGAACCTACGGTGGATCCTACTAGGCCCGGATGCAGATAGGCGTAAAGTTCTACGGGTTCCATGCCCGCTCTGAGAAATGCTTCGCAGGTGCAATAGAGATTGTATAAGGTGATCCGATCCACCTGTTTGCTGAGCTCTTTCGGAATACCGTAACGGATCGGATCCCAGCCTTTGGGAATTTGTCCCGCGACTTTTCGGTTTACCCCGATCGCTTTTTTTACCTTGACCACACTTCCTTTTTTCCGTTTAACGAACCATTTGTCCTTTTCCGTATCGTGGTAAATTTCGGTAGCTTCGGATTCGGCTTTGTGGAATTCCTCGGCTTCCTTTTGATTTGCGGCCGGGATGAAGAAATCCTCTTCGAGTACCACATCCACGAAAGCGAATAAACCGTTCGCATCGAAACCTCTATCTGCGGGGTCTATCAGCCGGATTCCGGTATTTTGAAGAATTCGTTTTTCATAACGTTCCTTCGCTTCCCACTCTTGGATCGCCTCTCCCGACTCCGCATCGGTCCAAGTCCGGCCCTTATCCGAAGCCTGGTATTTTACCAGTCCCATAATCCAGGCTAGCTCTAAAGCCGCTTCGAGGGAAAGGGATCCGGTTTTTTCGAGCTCCCATCGACTTAAGGAGCTGCCTCCGGGGCCGATTTCCGCGAACCCGACGACGCATATCAGATTTTTCAAATCGATATGTGTAAGGTCGCCGTAAGCCGAGAGTTCCTTTTCGTTCGGTGTGGAAGGATAGAAATAAAGTTCCTTCGGTAAGGGGCGAACCTTCTGCGGCTTGATTTGTGTTCCCGAAATCTCGGAACGGATCGCAAATGCTTCCCTTTTGTTTTTGGCTTCGTTTACGATGTTCGATCTTATTTTTGCCAGAGCTTTACCTAGATCGGGTTGGGAATCCAAACCCCCGGTAAAATCCGCTTTTAGTGCGCCGGCTTTAGAGTTTTCGAATGTATGACGGGCTAGTCCGGAAATCAGGGCTCCCATTTCCCTTTTGGAGAAAGTAAGGACATCGGTTTCCCTTTCCAGATCTTCGGCGACCAGATCGTTGGCCTCCATTAAACCCGTTCCTCGAACCCAACCGATTACGCAACCAATGACCCGAACGTTCTTGCCCCAGTCTTCGGATTCAGAATATTTTTTTCGGAACAAAGCCTCTAGTCCTAACTTCGTTTCGGCATAGAGTCCATCTTTCCCGAATATTCCGTGATTGGGAGAAAGAGGAAGAATGACGTTCAATGGAGAAGCGTCCGGGCCGAGAGCTTTTCTTCCTCTTCCTAGGACTCCGATCAACTTTTCCACACCTACCAACAATACTTGTAACGAAACCAGAGAGGATTCGTCCAGTTGTGACACCGAATTTTCCTCTCCGATCGCTCCGAAAGGCAGTAAAAGATCGGGCTCCCAGTTTTTGGCGGAGAGCCAATCCGAAAGTCTACGAACGTCCTCAAGAGAACCTTGTGAGAAGGGAAGGATTTGCAGGCGGGATCCCGGAGCCCCGTATTCCTGAAAGACTCTCTTATAAAGGCGGACTTTTTCAGAGGAGTAGGAAGTCGTCGTTAAGATCACGTCGGCTCCTCCGGAAAGCAATGCTTGTACGGTTTCCAAAGCGATGGAGTTCGGACCCGCTCCGGTTACTAGGATCTTTTTACCGGCGAACGTAACGCCTTCGCTGATCGCTTCTTCCAATGTTTTTTCGAAGGAAGTCGTTTCAGAGGAATCGGCCTTGAAATTGCTTCCGAAATCCGCGCTCGTTTTGAGATGAATCCTGGAAGATAATAATTCCTTGATATTCTTTCCATCTTCCGTTTCCGAATAACGCCAAGTTCCATCTTCCTCGATTTCTAACTTAGGTCTCAGCACGGAAGATGCCGCTTTCCACACAGGTAACGACGTCTCTTCGGAAGAAATGCGGAAGATCTTTTCTAAACGGGAAACCGCTTCCTTTGCGTCCGGAGAAGAAAGTCCTGCGCCTGAAATCCAGTATTCGAACACGCTTTTCAAAAGCCGGGTACGATGGTTCGTGAGATAGACTTCTTCTCCGAGACTTAGGCGAATCCGTTTTCCCGAGGAAATTTCCGTGAGAATTTGGAGAAGTTTCTTCTTTGCCCACTGTTCGGAATTTCCGAAGACCACCGCTTTTTTCTCTTCGAAAAGAGGTTGCAGATCCGCGACGGAGGGGTTGCGGGTTCTCGCTTCCGAAAGAAGATTCTGATCTCTGATCAAGTATTGAGAAAAAGGATCTTCTCCTAAAAGCCTCACTCTGAGATCCCGGATGTTTTTACCGAATACTCCTTCCGCTCCAAAATATTTTCTTTCCAACTCTTCCAATGCGGCTGCGTCTACTTTTGCTCCTCCGGACGCGCCTTTTGCGGCCGAAAGTTTCGAAATTCGGATCCCCTTGCCCTGCGCAAAGAGGTCTACCGCCTTATCCAGCCATTTAGAGGCTTCTTTCGCGCTGTTCAAACGCCCGGAGAGCGCGATCGGACTTAAGAGACCTTTGCGCAAAGATTCCCCTTCGCGAACAAACAGCGGGAGAAAAATACTTACCGCAAAAATGCCCGATTCCGAAAGACTCCTTTCCTGTTTTAAATGGCGGAAGATCTCGGTTCGTCCAAAATCCGGGGGGAAATGTTTTTTGACGGTCTCCTCGAATGCTGTCCGTAAGTAAGGACCGGGTTGAACGTACTGCGATTGTTCGCTTAACAATTTATTCAATTCGCGAATCGGTTTTTCGTGACCTCCATCGAGGCTAGGAGTTCTGAATTCGGCGCCCAGGTCCGCCATAACCTGGTTTCTTTTGGAGGAATTTCCCCCGAACAAAGAATCGATCGTTTCATCCTCGGAGATTTCTTCCGGCCTTACTCCGGACTTCAGGGAAAGCAATGAAAGTAAGGCATCCTTTCTGTCCAAATTCACTTCCGCTTCCTGCATAGAATCCGATTCGGAAACGGTCGCTTCCGCTTCGAGTTCGACTTTTTTGACTTCTGTCTTGGTTGCGATCTCCGGAGCTTCGCTCTTTATCTCGAACTTGAGGGAAGATTCCGGTTTCTCGCTCCAAGAAGTTTGAGGAACGTCCTCGGATTCATAGAAGACCGCATTTCGATTTTCTTCTATATGCAGAATTTCGTAGGAAGAAGAATCCGAAACGTCTCGGATGGTCTGCCTTGCCATCCCTGCAAGATCACCTCTCGCGCCTAGATCGATTAGCCTTCTTACGTTTAATTCGCCGAACAATACGTCCTGCGTATGGATCCACTGCACCGGCATCGCGAACTGGTACGCCAACAGTTCGATTAACAGAATCCGGCGAAGTTCGGAATCGGAAGTAACCGGGCGTTTTCCGGAAATCACTTCGGACAATATCTGGCTTTGGGAAATTTCGAAGACCTGTTCCAGGAATTTCCTATCGATGGAAAACGGTTTGGCGATCAGATTCGGAATGTATTTGCCGTCCAGTTCGGAGAAATCGGAATGCAAGGGGACGTTGGCTTCCAGAGTTTTCCGGAATTCGGAGACGCCCGAAACCAGAATCCTGGAATGGAACGGGACATCTATCCCTTCCAGTCGGATCGTCGTTTTTTTACCCCGTACGATCTCCTTGAATTTCGCCTCCATTTCGGACAGCGCCCTGAGATCACCGGTGGCAGAATATTGTTTATCTCTAATGTTTAGATTTACTACTTCCAGAGGGAGACCGGTACTTTTGCGG contains:
- a CDS encoding type I polyketide synthase, translating into MKANPIETKSYSSDSFPVLKSASLKNYKVYTIFGGQGSDPLPQIRSFYEENTQNREFFEIVCSTLSEEYSLLSEQRAALLLPYGFHLSDWLQQPELTPPAAHLVPCPYSVPLIFISQAMGLYRFLQEENDWETLRSSIAGTFGHSQGIYAAILLSSSKDKESFLINLSKILRVIFHLSLRSQDEFPVLEIDAAYKRLVKSGEVPSPMASLKAEETHLVKTLEKFNLDRAAEDTVYLGLKNGPDSLVLCSSTESLLEFREFLSRSDFPDLGSWGFLNISAPFHCQLLRRVPVLLEQDLKRIGFDVRPEDLEIPVFDTRDGRNLKEEQGIPLSLARMVVADSLDWGACIKELTNETGKLLLLSFGPGTGTDRLCANYLKGKSFLLENLEKEESFRSFKRADSAKFPKAWKEFAPESVRLPKGKEFIRNSYSVWTEHPPVFGGGMTPSTVEPDIVIAAAKAGFLVEWAGGGQVTEEIFRKRMDRFREELPPGKKIVINLLYLDAYLWNLQVPLVKKMKAEGAPIEGVTISAGIPETEEAVRIIKDFESHGIWLNSFKPGTKNQIQQVISIARRIPESTILMQIEGGAAGGHHSWEDLEHLVSSTYSEIRSCTNLILAVGGGIAEPEDARRWLLGTWNRETIMPVDAVFLGTRLMAAKECATSEKIKQALVELSGSPDWQSTKDGKNAGGVVSGKSGLGADIYYAGNTWTKLSVLAEELTKGKETEEARKNVSDRKEELVSLINSTAKPYFGDLERMTYTEVLERFVELTCPGERLLSPEGDWPDHPFIDRSFRNRFQELVYRFEGRMLPSSVESKDSFACNPEIFKKPKEALLDWNTSYPKAKEILLLPEDRAFFLEVCKRPGKPVNFIPLLDEDLVKWIRSDSLWYSHCVGIDPDSCPWIPGPKAISGIKTSNESVSSIFADFIRGILPLKNDPRNIDWSDLWETKKSLSDELKIFTNESGIGGSVRVPADSQPSVAEWTPLLSKLGHGFLSGVLAAPKINGEPSDLTFLLQPKSDRLFTWELSPANELILLQVYEKGKLKIELRLVDPITAQLEIFFHRPGDDLSIPFQRRFYFDQEGNHFISEDLGTKQKSILKLYETSWSVDPNPSATESLLQNELIHETILDKESIISFRKAIGELRRADLRSEPIPPLGMSSTFAWKILVSPLLSLPGANLFKLLHLSQSFRWEKEVASLKPKDRIRSKVRLAKIRKTPLGLQLVVIGDASKEGSLICSFETGFLIRDTTSDIRNSDSLPFRKEIRIQSSAQIEVILSLPWIRKTETSQDPKIGCIFRFESDQVLIREEDSDSESYIAQGQIAKIEGGKTEPWGRFEIEERIPSGNRGSLDRFFSAFQEAETPVSLASPYRIFSETLTVPADMSEYSAASGDTNPIHTDSDFAVLGGWKDKIVHGLWTSCQVLKLLVREVCKGDSSRVLSFTETFEAPVYLTEELRVEARHVSAHQGDMVLEIKVENRTGEIKLNVHAVVSPPVTGYVFTGQGSQSQGMGLKLMEEFPEARKVWERAEKTATEELGFSLIEIVRDNPSSLKVGNRIWNHPKGVLHLTQFTQVALVTKSMADWEILKGRGFLVSHAPFAGHSLGEFSSLSARGFLGLENVIRIVYGRGLTMQDLVPRDSEGKSPYGMSVVLGNRHVGLTEEKILGVVEDIRKSTGLPLEVVNLNIRDKQYSATGDLRALSEMEAKFKEIVRGKKTTIRLEGIDVPFHSRILVSGVSEFRKTLEANVPLHSDFSELDGKYIPNLIAKPFSIDRKFLEQVFEISQSQILSEVISGKRPVTSDSELRRILLIELLAYQFAMPVQWIHTQDVLFGELNVRRLIDLGARGDLAGMARQTIRDVSDSSSYEILHIEENRNAVFYESEDVPQTSWSEKPESSLKFEIKSEAPEIATKTEVKKVELEAEATVSESDSMQEAEVNLDRKDALLSLLSLKSGVRPEEISEDETIDSLFGGNSSKRNQVMADLGAEFRTPSLDGGHEKPIRELNKLLSEQSQYVQPGPYLRTAFEETVKKHFPPDFGRTEIFRHLKQERSLSESGIFAVSIFLPLFVREGESLRKGLLSPIALSGRLNSAKEASKWLDKAVDLFAQGKGIRISKLSAAKGASGGAKVDAAALEELERKYFGAEGVFGKNIRDLRVRLLGEDPFSQYLIRDQNLLSEARTRNPSVADLQPLFEEKKAVVFGNSEQWAKKKLLQILTEISSGKRIRLSLGEEVYLTNHRTRLLKSVFEYWISGAGLSSPDAKEAVSRLEKIFRISSEETSLPVWKAASSVLRPKLEIEEDGTWRYSETEDGKNIKELLSSRIHLKTSADFGSNFKADSSETTSFEKTLEEAISEGVTFAGKKILVTGAGPNSIALETVQALLSGGADVILTTTSYSSEKVRLYKRVFQEYGAPGSRLQILPFSQGSLEDVRRLSDWLSAKNWEPDLLLPFGAIGEENSVSQLDESSLVSLQVLLVGVEKLIGVLGRGRKALGPDASPLNVILPLSPNHGIFGKDGLYAETKLGLEALFRKKYSESEDWGKNVRVIGCVIGWVRGTGLMEANDLVAEDLERETDVLTFSKREMGALISGLARHTFENSKAGALKADFTGGLDSQPDLGKALAKIRSNIVNEAKNKREAFAIRSEISGTQIKPQKVRPLPKELYFYPSTPNEKELSAYGDLTHIDLKNLICVVGFAEIGPGGSSLSRWELEKTGSLSLEAALELAWIMGLVKYQASDKGRTWTDAESGEAIQEWEAKERYEKRILQNTGIRLIDPADRGFDANGLFAFVDVVLEEDFFIPAANQKEAEEFHKAESEATEIYHDTEKDKWFVKRKKGSVVKVKKAIGVNRKVAGQIPKGWDPIRYGIPKELSKQVDRITLYNLYCTCEAFLRAGMEPVELYAYLHPGLVGSTVGSGLGGMGKMKRMFQDFVMGNERQHDALQESLINVTAAWALTSYVGAYGPMQTPVAACATAGVSMEMAANMIRDGKAKFMLAGAFDDFSEEGVIGFGDMQATADSLEMEAAGIEPSSICRPNDIRRNGFVEAQGGGVVLLARGDLALEAALPVYGILAYAGSKTDGIQASIPAPGLGLLSLGAESADKGSRFWNIEDRKKALTKWEENRQRVVESYGEDGDEFFHKVRALLSGDFQPGGEAISPLRSALAPFGLTVDDIDFAYKHDTSTKANDKNENKLLYTLLKGLGRTPGNLLPIVSQKSLTGHSKGGAAAWQTIGVLQSLEEGVVTGNRNLEEVDPDMNSFPFLAFTDESLNFGKHSLKAGILTTLGFGHIGALCLLLHSNFFLAALAPKEREKYLSLRRRREITGRNRYHEIRMEIGKPLYERKTKSYFEREEISLLLDSSFRQGKGF